In Candidatus Binatia bacterium, the genomic window CCACATGCAGACGATGGTTCCGAGGAACAGCACGAAGCCGCCGATCCACATCCACGAGATCATCGGGTTCAGGAAGATCTGGAACACGCCCACCTTGGTTTCGGCGTCGTAGGTGCCGAGGACGGTGTAGAGGTCGCCTCCCAGAGTGGACCAGATCGCGACTTCCGTGGTCGGCTGCTGGGGCTTCTTGTAGAAGCGCTTCTCGGGGAAGACGAAGCCGAGCTGCTCGCCGTCATCGAACACCGCGAGTCGCGCCTTGCGAATCTCCACGTGTTCGCTGCTCTCGTCTTCGACGCCATCGAAGCGCACTTCGTATCCGCCGACCTCGACCGACTGGCCGATCTCGAGCCCGATCTGCTTCTCGATCTTGAAGACGGACGAGGCGACGATTCCGATGAAGACCATGACCATTGCGACGTGCACGATGTAGCCGCCGTAGCGGCGGTGGTTCTTGCCGATTAATCGCGAGAGCGCCGTCCAGGGTGCCTCGCCCATCATCGCCTGGCGGACGCGCATGCCCTTCCAGAACTCGATGGACACGGTGGCGAGTGCGAACGACGCGATCGAGAAGGCGACGATCGCGTAGAAGTTTCCGGCGCCCATCACGAGCGCGATCACGCCCGTCGCGACACCGGCGAATACGGGACCCGCGAAGGCTCGCTTGAGACTCGACCAACTCGCGCTCCGCCATGCGATGGCCGGGCCGACGCCCATGAGGAATATGAGAGCGAGTCCGAGCGGCGCGTTCACCTGGTTGAAGAACGGTGGCCCGACGGTGATCTTCACACCGCGCACCCACTCGGAAAGGACCGGGAAGACGGTACCCCAGAACACCGTGAACGCAATTCCCACGAACAGGAGGTTGTTCAAGAGGAAGGCGGCCTCACGCGAGAAGACCGACTCGAGTTCGTTCTTGCTCTTGAGCATCGGCAGCCGCCACAAGAGCAGCCCGAGCGACACGACGAGGATGAAGCCGAGGAAGATCAAGAAGAAGGGGCCCAGGCCCGATTGGGTGAAGGAGTGAACCGAGGAGATGACACCGGAGCGCGTGAGGAACGTGCCGAAGATGGTCAGGGAGAAGGTGAGGATCACCAACACCATGTTCCAGACCTTCAGCATGTCCTTCTTTTCCTGGATCATGACCGAGTGCAGGTAGGCGCTCGCCGTGAGCCAGGGCATCAAGGCCGCGTTCTCGACCGGATCCCACGCCCAGTAGCCGCCCCAGCCGAGGACGACGTATGCCCACGCCGCGCCGAACAGGTTCCCGAGGCTCAGGAAGAACCAGGAGAAGAGCGCCCAGCGGCGGGTCGTGCGGATCCAGGCGGCTCCGAGCTTGCCGGTGGCCAGGGCCGCGACGGCAAACGCGAACGGCACCGTGGTGGTGACGAACCCGATGTACAGCGCCGGGGGGTGGATCGTCATCCAGTAGTTCTGCAGGAGCGGGTTCAAGTCCGAACCTTCGCTCGGCGTAAACGGCAGCCGCTCGAACGGATCGGTGACGAACACGAGCAGAGACAGGAAGAAGCCGCCGGTCACCAGCATCGTGGCGGTGACGTAGGGCATCTGGTCGCGGTTCTTCCGCCGGTTTTGAACCTGCACGACGGCGTTGCAGACCGCGAGAATGAAGGTCCACCAGAGCAGCGAGCCCTTCATCCCGCCCCACAGCGCCGCTATGGTGTACCAAAGCGGCAAGGTGCTCGAGCTGTAGGAAGCGACGTATTCGACGTTGAAGTCGCGGGTCAGGAGAAGCTGGAGGAGGGCGATCACGGCGATGCCGGTCAGAGCCGAAAAGGCGTACGCCGCGTGAGTGCCACTGGCGATCAGCTTCTGGTCGCGGCGCAGGCCGCCCAGGATGCTTGCGGCCGTGCCCCAGATGGCCACGATGAAGCCCAGCACGATGGCCAGGCGTCCAATCTCACTCATGTTCGACCCGTCCCGGAGCCGGCGTTAGCCGCTCCTGAGTTGGCCGGATGCGTCGGCCTCGTCACCGTACCCGTCCGGGGTGACTTCCGCCTCGTACTTCGACGGGCACGTCGTGAGAAGAGTTTCGGCAACGAAGACCTCGTTCGTGACCTGTCCTTCGACGATGACGTCGCGGCCTTCGGCGAACATGTCGGGGAGGATTCCGTTGTACTTCACCACGAGCGTCGGCGGGATCTCGACCGGCTCGACCACCGCCACGGGCGTGGCCTCTTCTGCGTCCGCACGAGGCGGGATCGACTGGATCTCGAAAGCGAGATCCAGAGTGCGCGGATTCCATTCCACGCTGCCATCGGTGACTCGTCCCGCAAGGCGAAGCTGATGTCCCTCGTGGTCACGCGATTGAGCAGCGTACTCGTCCATGGTGAGGAAGTACGCCGACGTTTCACGCGCCGCGGTGTAGATGAGGGTGGCGACAGCAGCCACGATCACGAACGAGCCGAGTGCGAACTTCTGCTTTCGGTTCATACGCTTTCCCTGAACGCTACCCGATGCCATATGGGGACGCAATCGAGATCTGAGGCACCATGGACCACCTGATCGAACTCTGGAAACCGGCTCTGTTGGGCATTCTCGAAGGTCTGACGGAATTCGTTCCCGTCTCTTCGACGGGCCATCTGATCATTGCAGGTCACTTCCTTCACTACGGCTCCTCTGAGTTCGAGATCATCATCCAGCTTGGGGCCATGTTGGCGCTCACCTGGTGTACGAGCGACCGTATTCTCGCCCTATCGGGCAATCTGGGCCTGCGACCGGAGGGGCGCCCCTTCCTGTTCAAGGTGGGCCTCGCGTTTGTCCCGGCGGCTGCTGTGGGCTTCCTCTTCCACGACATGATCGAGGAGTACTTGTTCCACCCGCAGTTCGTGGCGGCCATGCTGGTGACCGGAGGGGCGCTGATCCTCCTGATCGACCGCCCGGGGGACCGGGGAGGGCTCGAGGAATTGGAGAAGATGACGTTCGCTCAGGCGCTCGCCATCGGGTTCGGCCAGTGTCTGGCCCTCATGCCGGGGGTGTCGCGCTCGGGCGCGACGATCGTGACCGGGCTGGTTGCGGGACTCTCGAGGGCGGCGTCGACCGAGTTCTCGTTCTTCCTGGCCCTACCGACCATGTACGCGGCCTGCTTCTACACGATCTTCAAGGCTCGAGATCACCTCGCCGACGAGCTCGGGCTCGGGATGGCAGTGGGTCTGACCACCGCCTACATCAGCTCCGTCTTCGTCATCCGGGCGTTCTTGAAGTTCGTTCAAACGAACTCGCTGCGTCCGTTCGGTTGGTACCGGATCGTGTTTGGGGTGGTGTTACTCGTGTTCTTCGCGCTCACCGGCGCCGGCACTACCCCGGAATGAGGGTGTCGACCATCCGGTCGAGCCCGATGCCGCGCGAGGCTTTCGCGAGAACCGTAGCCGGCCCACTGTCCGCCAGAACTTCGATCACGAGCTGAGTCGCTTCTGCGGCGTCATCGACGTGCCGCGCGTCGACGCCGTGGCCCGCGGCCACTTCGGCGATGCGTTTCGATTCCGGTCCGACGGCGATCAGGACGTCGACTTCTGTCGAGCGATTGCCGATGGCCCTACCGACTTCTTCGTGGGACGCGGTGGTCGCGTCGCCCAACTCGAGCATGTCGCCGACGACCAGGATCAGCCGCCCGGACCCCGTCGCGAGTGCGGCCGCGGTGTCGATCGCGGCGATGCAGGAAGCCGGGTTCGAGTTGTAGCAGTCGTCCAGAACGAGCAGCGGCTTGGAGGCGTGGCGCAGGGGTACGAGGCGATGGTCGGCGGGATGTACGTCTTCGAGCCCGGCTTGGATCACGTCGGGCGAGATGCCGAGCTCGGTGGCGATCGCGACCGCGAAGGCGCCCGCCCAGGCGGCGGGCTCGCCGAGAAGAGGCAGATGCCACTCGCGTTGCTCGTGGCCGGGCCCCGCGAGTCGGAACCGCGATCCGCTGCGTGAGGTGCGCAGATCGCTGAGGCGCCATGTGTCCTCGGGCCGCCGACCGAGCGGGCAGATGCGCAGACCCGCACGTTCCTGCGCGGCCTTCACCAGATCCGGCTCCGCCGATCCGATGAGCGCGAGGCTGTCCGGCGCAAGCGAGTCGAGGATCTCGGTCTCCGCGGAGATCACTCCGGCGACGCTTCCGAGCCACTCGAGGTGTTCGGCGAAGGCGGCGGTGATGATCGCGTGATGCGGTCGCGCCATGCGAGCGAGGCGGCCCAGCTCTCTGGGCTCGCTGGTCCCCAACTCGAGGATCACGAACTGCGTGTCGGGAGGCGTCGCGAGGAGGGCGAGGGGTGCGCCGACCTGACTATTCGCATTGCCGGGGGTGGCCCAGGTCGTTCCGGCGCGTGCGAAGACTGCGGCGAGCGTCTCTTTCGTAGTCGTCTTGCCGTTGCTGCCCGCGACGCCGATCACGGTGCCCGTAAGGCGGTCGCGCCACAACGCACCCAGGGCCTGCAGCGCTTTTGTCGTGTCTTCGACCTGGATCTGGACGGCGTCGTCCGGCGCACCCGCCGGTCGGTTGACCAGAGCTCCGCCCGCGCCGGTTTCGAAGACGCTGGGGACGAAGTCGTGGCCGTCGACCCGGGCGCCGGGAAGGGCCGCGAACAGGGAGTCGCGCGGGACGCGGCGCGAGTCGATGGAGATCTCGTGGAACCGTCGGTCGGGGTCGCCCGAAAGGAGGCGCCCGGCACATGCTTCCGCGATCTGGGCGGCGCTGAGATCCATGGCTGGGTCACGCTCCTAGCCCATGGAGGGAGGGCGGTCGAGGTGGGACGGCCGTTGGGCCTCTACCCCTCGGGACCACCATGGATCCGATCGCGAGCGATCCCGTCCGTTCGGCCCAGGTTGGGCCGCAGGCGGGTGCTCTGGGCTCAGTGGCAATGATAGGTACGAATTCTCCACCTTACTGCCACTCATCCAAATGGCCACGACCCCCGATCAACCCAGCAGCCGCATCGGCAGCCAAGCGAAGCTCGTCTTCGGCACCGCGCTCGCGGTGGGACTCCAGCTCGGATTACTGCAGTCGTACCTGCTCGGCTCCCGCTCTGCGCTGATCGTATCGGTCACCACCAGCTTGATGTTCGGGGTCGTATCGCTGGCCCTATGGCAGACCGTTTTCCCGAAGATCCGGATGCGATCCCCAGCGGCGCGGTTCGTTATGCAGGCCGTAATTGCTCTCATCGCGATGACCGCCACGTCCTTTCTGATCGTGAACGGGTTTCTGTTCTTGTCCGAGGGGAAGTCGATGTTCTCGCCGTACCTCGGTGGAGACGTCAGTCTCGTCATCCCGGCAGCGAGCATCGCCTGGAGCCCGTACATCTACTTTGCGTTCCCGATTGTTCCGGCGGCGCTCCTGGTCGTGGTCGGCTTCAACCAGAGCTGGTGGCAGATCTTCCTGCTCGAGAAGCGCGAGCATCAGGCGCGTGAATTGGCGGCTCTGGCCCAACTCGAGGCGCTGCGAGCCCAGATCAATCCGCACTTCTTGTTCAACAGTCTGAACTCGATCTCGCAGCTGATCTCGTCTGACCCCGATCGCGCTGAAGAATGTGTCGGGCGGCTGGCGGAGATCTTCCGGTACCTGCTGCGCAGTGAGAACCGGTCGTTCGTGACCTTGTCCGACGAGTTGGCCATCGTCGACGCGTATCTAGACATCGAGCGTGCGCGCTTCGGTGCGAAGCTCGTCGTCGACTTCTCCGTCGCCGACCAGGCGCGCCATCGTTTCGTTCCGACCCTGATCCTGCAGCCGCTGGTCGAGAATGCAGTTCGACACGGCGTTTCGCAGAAAGTGGGCGGCGGTCGCGTGAGCATCGAGGCAGATCTGCAGGGCGACGATCTTCGCGTCGTCGTTCGCGACACCGGTGTCGGCATGGTCGGTAAGGTCTCCCACGATTCGGCGGGAGGCGTTGGCCTGCGCAACGTGCACAACCGCCTCGTTCAACTCTTCGGCGACGACTACGCGCCGAGGATCGATAGCGAGTCGGGGAGTGGGACGGTGGTGACCCTCCGGGTTCCGCTCGTGTCGTCCGAGATTTCGAGTTCGACTGTGGTACACTGAGCCATGGTTCGGTTGATCGTCGTCGATGACGAGAAGCTTGCGCGCGACCGCGTGAAGGGCTTTCTCTCGAAGATGTCGGATGTCGAACTCGTCGCCGAGGCGGAAGACGGCGCGACAGCCATCGAGTTGATCGAGAAGGAGAATCCCGACCTCGTTCTGCTCGACGTGCAGATGCCCGGCGGTGATGGCTTCAGCGTTCTTCGTGGTTTGAAGGATCCGCCCCACGTCATCTTTGCCACTGCCTACGACGAGTATGCGATCAAGGCCTTCGAGGTCGAGGCGATTGATTATCTCCTGAAACCGTTCTCGCAATCGCGACTCGCCGATGCGATCGAACGGGTTCGGCAGCGTATCGACGAAGGCGCGGCCCGCGCCGACGCAGCTTCACTGGCGCGCCTCGCCGAGCCCCACAAGGTGTATGCGAAGCAGATCCCGGTGCACACCGCGCGCAAGATTCTCGTGCTGCCGGTGGACGAGATTCTCTGGTTCGCCGTCGAATCACGCCTCGTCTACGCGCACGTCGACGGTCGCGCGTACATGACCAACTTCACCTTGCGTGAACTCGAAGAGCGCCTCGATCCGGAGATCTTCTTTCGTGCTCACAAGTCGCGCCTCGTAAACCTTGAGCAGGTCAAGGAGATCGCGCGGTGGTTCGGCGGTCGCTACCGTCTCGTCATGAAGGACGAGCAGTCCAGTCAGGTAGAACTCTCTCGCGTGCAAGCCCGCGAGCTGCGCGCCCGCCTGGGCTGGTAGTCGTCCCGGTTCAGTCGCTCGCCGCCGCCTTCGGGAGCGCCCTCCCGAGGATCATCAGGCCGATCGTGGCGGACACCAGGGAGCCGGCGAAGATCCCGATCTTCGAGCCGGACACCAGGATGGGATCGGTGAACGCTAGGTTCGTCACGAACAGAGCCATCGTGAAACCGATCCCGGCGAGGAACCCGGTACCCGCGAGGGCGGCCCAATTGACTCCGGTCGGCAGCACGGCAAATCCGAGCCGGACCGAGAGCCAGGCGAAGAGCGTGATGCCGATCGGCTTGCCGACTAAGAGTCCCGTCCCGACAGCGAGCGCGACCATCATGCTCATCTCGTTGCCGAAGACGTTTGAGTCGAAGACGACACCGGCGTTGGCCAGCGCGAAGACCGGCATGATCACGATCGCGACGAAGCGCTCGAGCTGATGCAGCAGGTAGTCGAGGGGCGACTGGGCGGTCGTGTACATCACCATGACGTCGTCGACGACGTGCGCCTTCTTGTGGCCGCCGTAATCTTCCTCGTCCGGCATGTTCACCAGGCCGCGGAACTTGTCGACCACCGAGTCGATGCGCTCGGAGAAGGACTCGCCCGGCTCCGTACGTGACGTTGCCGGTGTGAGCATACCGAGAAGCACGCCGGCGATCGTTGCGTGCACGCCGGACTCGTGCATGAAGAACCAGACGAAGGCGCCGACGAGCCAGTAGGCCGGGAAGGCGCGGACGCCGAGAACGTTCATGAGGAACACGAGTCCGAGAAGGCCGAACGAAATGAACAGCGCGTTCATGTAAATGGTTTCCGTGTAGAAGACGGCGATGACGGTCACGGCTCCGAGGTCGTCGGCGATCGCGAGGGCGAGCAGGAAGACCTTGAGCGGCGGAGGGACGCGTTTCCCGAGCACGGCCAGAGCAGCGACCGCAAAGGCGATGTCCGTCGCCATCGGAACGCCCCAGCCGCTCGCGGCGGCCCCCCCCAGGTGAATCGAGGCGTAGATTCCCGCGGGAACGATCATCCCACCGAGCGCGCCCATGACCGGCAACATTGCGCGCGACAGCTTGGACAATTCGCCGAGCACCATTTCTCGCTTGATCTCGAGTCCGACGGTGAAGAAGAAGATCGCCATGAGCCCGTCGTTGACCCAGGCTTCGAGGGGGAGCGAGAGGACGGCTTCTCCGAAGCCGAAGGACACCGGGGTGCTCCACAGGTGATGATATGACTCGCCCCAGGGCGAGTTCGCCCAGACGAGCGCGAGCACTGTCATGAGGAGCAACAGGATCGCGCCGGCGCTCTCTAGCTGTGCGAACCGCAGGATGGGGTCCGCGACGATGCCGATCGGGCGGTTGCTCTTCAGTTGAGGGGCGTTGGACATGGTTGGTCTCCGGCTAAACGGTCGGGCTTACGGCTCAGCGCTGGTCGGGTCGACCGTCGCCATCACCTTTCCGGTGGGCTTGTCGACGAGCTCGACTTTGACGGGGCCTTCGACGTCGAAGCGTTCCTGGGCTGCCTTCACTCCGTCGGACATCTTCCCCATGTAGCCGATCTTCATGACTTCGGGCATCTGATCCATCGGGAAGTTCGCCATGAGGACCCGTACCGTGGTCGCGTCCGGCCATTCGATGTCGACGACCTTCGGCCCGGCGATCCGGTGTCCGCGGAAGAGCTGCTCGACGGCGTCTTCGAAGGTGTCGGCGGGTGCGGCCGCAGCTTGGCCCTGCGGCGGCGCCGTGCCGGGTGCAGCACCCGGCGCGGTGCCGCCGGCCCCAGCTTGGCTCCCGAGCGCCGCGGCGGCATCGGTGAGGGATAGGTTCTGGTCCTGCGCGATCTCGAGGAGGTCACCGATGCGCTGTTTCACGGCATCGTCGGTCGACCGATCGCGCGCATTCTCGAGCGCGGCGTGGGATGCCGCGCGGTCTCCGTTCGCGTCGTAGACGACCGCGAGGTTGAAGTGGGCCTGGTAGAACGTCGGGCTCGTTGCGATGACGCGCTCGTACTCGGCGATCGCGCGGTCGGGTTGCTCGCTCTGGTAGTAAATCGTCCCGAGGTCGGTCCGCACTTCGGAGTCCGCCGGGGAGGCGGCGAGATAGCGCTCGTAGTACTTGATGGCGCTTTCTCGGTCCTGGCGATCGTAGGCCAGGTTTCCGAGCCCGCGGAGGCCATCGAGGTCCTTCTCGTCGACGGAAATGAGGTGTTCGAACGCGTCGTTTGCCTTTGCGGTGTAGCTCTTGTCCAGGCGCGAGGCGCGGTAGTAGACGCCGGCCAGCGTCGTCCACTTCTCCTTGTCGTCGGGGGTCTTGTCGGCCTCACGCTGTAGGTCGGCCATGTAGGTCTTGATGTCGTCCGGGAGCTCGAGCGGTGGGTGATTCTGGCCGGGCACCCCGCCAGGTGCCCCGGCGGGAGCGTTCGCCATCACGCCGGGAGCCCGCTCGCCCGGCTTCAGGGGGCGGGCCTGTTCCGGTGCCAAACGGAAGTACAGCCAGAAGCCACCACCAAGCGCGAGCAGGGCCACCAAGGTGATGATCCCGGCGAGGGGGAGGGGATTCGAGCCGCCCGACGATTTTCCGACGGGCTGGCCGCACGAGCCGCAGAAGCCGGCGCCGGGTTCGACGGCGGTTCCGCATTCCGGACAGAACTTGATGGACATCTGCGCGAAAGTAGCAGGTTTGTCGCTTCGATCGAGAAGACGTAGGGGTCTTCCATGGCTCGCGGAGTCAGCGCCCCGGGCGCGCCCCGGTGCCCCGGAGACGGGTTCGATTCCCGGTCGGTTCTGCCCGACCTGCTGACCGGGTCGCGACTGGTGCTCGGGCCGCTGTTTGCGGTGCTCCTGTTCTGGGCACCCACGGGAGCCTTCGTGGTGTCCGGCCTCGCCGCCGCGACGGACTTCCTGGATGGGCGGCTCGCTCGGCGCCTCGGCCAGGGGTCGGACCGGGGCGCGGTCCTCGACGTCGTCTGCGACGCGGTTTTCGTCCTCACGGGGCTCACGGCGCTCGCGTGGGCCGGCGTGCTGTCTGTGGCGCTGCCGATTGCCGCGGCTCTCTCGCTCCTCGCATTGGCGCGCGTCTGGGGTGGGCGCCGGAGCTCCGGGGAGGCGCCGACCTCGTCGCGCGGTTGGGCCGATGCGACGGGGCACGTCGCGGGCGTGCTGAACTACGGCGCCGTCTTCGTCGGCGCGGGGTTCGTTGCGCTCGAAATCCCCCTCTCGTTGATTCGGGCGAGCGAGTTGGTCGCGCTGATCAACGTCGCCCCGATCGGCTTACGCTGGTTCGCTGGGCGCAACTAGCCTAGCGACGAACCAGTAGGAGGCGGGCGCGGCCGCGCGCGCCGGTGCCTTCGCTTCGCAACACGACCTGGCCGTCGGGTACCCGGCCATCGCGCCGCTCGAACGTGAGCAGATACGTCGCGTCTGCCCGGGACGCATCGTCGCGCGGGATTCGACGTTCGGCGTAGAACAGCGCTCCGTAGTCGAAGCTCCCTTGGTCGAAGGCGAGCAGCTCGTCTCCGACGATCTCGTTTACCCGGGGCAGAAACGGGGAGAGGGTCCGCACGTTCGCGATCGCGCGTTCGACGGGCGCGACGAGACCGCCGAATGTAAGAGCCAGCGCGACGACGAGCGGTACACTCGCGCGAAGCCAGTGCGCGCCGGGTGCGTTGGCCGCGGCCAACGCGCTCGTGATCAGGACCGTCCCGCTGACGATTGCGGTGAGGAGCGCCTGAGACCGGAGGACCGAGAAGGATGCGGCGACTTCGACGGCTTCGTGCGGTCGGAGCCGTGGCAGTACGAGGGAATCGATGGGTAGTCCGCTCGCAACGACGAGGCCCGTCACCCCGACGATGCCGAGCACGAGGCAGCCGATGAGCCAGCCCCACGACGCGAGTCTCCGTTGGGCATCACCCTCCGGCCCGGGGCCCAGCACCAGGCCGAACAGCAACGCGGCCGCAGGGTAGGCCGGGAGCAGATAAACCCCGCGCTTGGAATCCGGAAGGAGGAAAAACGCGAAGACGACGAGAAACCAGACGACGAGAAAGCGCTGCGTGTCGTCGAGCGGTTTTCCGCGCCAAAGCCACCAGGCGACGGCGGGCAGGCTAAGGCTCCACGGAAACGCGCCCAGGAAGAACTGGCCGAACAGGTAGAACGGCCCGTGCGAATGGCCTGAGCCGAACCGGTCTGCATCGAGGACCCGGAAGACGTTCTCGCGCAGCGCGTGCGTCTCGATGAACGCGTCGCCCCCGGTCGTCCATGCGGCGGCGTACCAGAGGCCTGTGACGACGAAGACGGCGCCGACACCAGGGATCATGTGCAGGTCACGCACCGTCTGCCGGACGTTGCCCACTCGCGTCGTCGTCTGTTCGGGATCGACCGACGTGGCCGACGTGGGGGACGTGGCAGCGTAAACGAGGATGATGAGGATGGGGAGAAGCAGGCCGATTGGTCCTTTGGTAAGCGTTGCGGCGGCAAGTGCCGCGTAGAACGCGACCGATCTCGTGCGTGTCACCCCGGATCGATCCATGACCGCGTAGAGGAGTAGCGCGCCGGCGAAGAAGACGGAGAACGTCATGTCGACGCGTGCCGTACGCGCGGCGCGGAGCCACTCGAAGCTGAACGTGAGCGCGATCGCGGCGAGCCATCCACAGCGAATACGGCTCGCGTTCGCGGCGAAGGCGAACACGGCGAGCGTCATCGCGACCGCGAGAACCACCGACGGGAGCCGGGTCGAGAGCTCGTTCACCTGGCCGAGTGCGCTCGAACTCGCGAGTCCGAGCCAGTGGAAGAGGGGCGGCTTCGAAGGCACTTCGTCGCCGTTGCGCATCGGGAGGACGAGCCCGCCGTCGTGCGCCATCTCCCAGACCACCACGGCCTCGCGGGGTTCACCCTTGGTGTAGAACGGGAGCTCGGCGATGCCGAGAAGATTCGTGAGGCCGGCGAGTACGAGGACCGCAGCCCCGCCCGCCAGCACGACCAGGGTGCGCTTCATTCAGGCGGCCTCAGCTCCGGCGATCTCGAATGCGAAAGCGTGCGCGGAGGCGCTCGTCCTGGTCCTGCACGGACCCGGGACGCCGGGTCTCGGAGAGGAACTGGAAGAGCTGATGCAGCGACACGTCGTCTTGTTCTTCCGCCGCGACGCTCCGAGGATCTCGCGCACGAGACGTTCGATCTCGTGTTCGGGGATGACGAGGTCTCCGCGCCCGAG contains:
- a CDS encoding histidine kinase — translated: MATTPDQPSSRIGSQAKLVFGTALAVGLQLGLLQSYLLGSRSALIVSVTTSLMFGVVSLALWQTVFPKIRMRSPAARFVMQAVIALIAMTATSFLIVNGFLFLSEGKSMFSPYLGGDVSLVIPAASIAWSPYIYFAFPIVPAALLVVVGFNQSWWQIFLLEKREHQARELAALAQLEALRAQINPHFLFNSLNSISQLISSDPDRAEECVGRLAEIFRYLLRSENRSFVTLSDELAIVDAYLDIERARFGAKLVVDFSVADQARHRFVPTLILQPLVENAVRHGVSQKVGGGRVSIEADLQGDDLRVVVRDTGVGMVGKVSHDSAGGVGLRNVHNRLVQLFGDDYAPRIDSESGSGTVVTLRVPLVSSEISSSTVVH
- a CDS encoding LytTR family DNA-binding domain-containing protein encodes the protein MVRLIVVDDEKLARDRVKGFLSKMSDVELVAEAEDGATAIELIEKENPDLVLLDVQMPGGDGFSVLRGLKDPPHVIFATAYDEYAIKAFEVEAIDYLLKPFSQSRLADAIERVRQRIDEGAARADAASLARLAEPHKVYAKQIPVHTARKILVLPVDEILWFAVESRLVYAHVDGRAYMTNFTLRELEERLDPEIFFRAHKSRLVNLEQVKEIARWFGGRYRLVMKDEQSSQVELSRVQARELRARLGW
- a CDS encoding CDP-alcohol phosphatidyltransferase family protein — translated: MARGVSAPGAPRCPGDGFDSRSVLPDLLTGSRLVLGPLFAVLLFWAPTGAFVVSGLAAATDFLDGRLARRLGQGSDRGAVLDVVCDAVFVLTGLTALAWAGVLSVALPIAAALSLLALARVWGGRRSSGEAPTSSRGWADATGHVAGVLNYGAVFVGAGFVALEIPLSLIRASELVALINVAPIGLRWFAGRN
- the murF gene encoding UDP-N-acetylmuramoyl-tripeptide--D-alanyl-D-alanine ligase; protein product: MDLSAAQIAEACAGRLLSGDPDRRFHEISIDSRRVPRDSLFAALPGARVDGHDFVPSVFETGAGGALVNRPAGAPDDAVQIQVEDTTKALQALGALWRDRLTGTVIGVAGSNGKTTTKETLAAVFARAGTTWATPGNANSQVGAPLALLATPPDTQFVILELGTSEPRELGRLARMARPHHAIITAAFAEHLEWLGSVAGVISAETEILDSLAPDSLALIGSAEPDLVKAAQERAGLRICPLGRRPEDTWRLSDLRTSRSGSRFRLAGPGHEQREWHLPLLGEPAAWAGAFAVAIATELGISPDVIQAGLEDVHPADHRLVPLRHASKPLLVLDDCYNSNPASCIAAIDTAAALATGSGRLILVVGDMLELGDATTASHEEVGRAIGNRSTEVDVLIAVGPESKRIAEVAAGHGVDARHVDDAAEATQLVIEVLADSGPATVLAKASRGIGLDRMVDTLIPG
- a CDS encoding tetratricopeptide repeat protein; amino-acid sequence: MSIKFCPECGTAVEPGAGFCGSCGQPVGKSSGGSNPLPLAGIITLVALLALGGGFWLYFRLAPEQARPLKPGERAPGVMANAPAGAPGGVPGQNHPPLELPDDIKTYMADLQREADKTPDDKEKWTTLAGVYYRASRLDKSYTAKANDAFEHLISVDEKDLDGLRGLGNLAYDRQDRESAIKYYERYLAASPADSEVRTDLGTIYYQSEQPDRAIAEYERVIATSPTFYQAHFNLAVVYDANGDRAASHAALENARDRSTDDAVKQRIGDLLEIAQDQNLSLTDAAAALGSQAGAGGTAPGAAPGTAPPQGQAAAAPADTFEDAVEQLFRGHRIAGPKVVDIEWPDATTVRVLMANFPMDQMPEVMKIGYMGKMSDGVKAAQERFDVEGPVKVELVDKPTGKVMATVDPTSAEP
- the nhaA gene encoding Na+/H+ antiporter NhaA, giving the protein MSNAPQLKSNRPIGIVADPILRFAQLESAGAILLLLMTVLALVWANSPWGESYHHLWSTPVSFGFGEAVLSLPLEAWVNDGLMAIFFFTVGLEIKREMVLGELSKLSRAMLPVMGALGGMIVPAGIYASIHLGGAAASGWGVPMATDIAFAVAALAVLGKRVPPPLKVFLLALAIADDLGAVTVIAVFYTETIYMNALFISFGLLGLVFLMNVLGVRAFPAYWLVGAFVWFFMHESGVHATIAGVLLGMLTPATSRTEPGESFSERIDSVVDKFRGLVNMPDEEDYGGHKKAHVVDDVMVMYTTAQSPLDYLLHQLERFVAIVIMPVFALANAGVVFDSNVFGNEMSMMVALAVGTGLLVGKPIGITLFAWLSVRLGFAVLPTGVNWAALAGTGFLAGIGFTMALFVTNLAFTDPILVSGSKIGIFAGSLVSATIGLMILGRALPKAAASD
- a CDS encoding undecaprenyl-diphosphate phosphatase → MDHLIELWKPALLGILEGLTEFVPVSSTGHLIIAGHFLHYGSSEFEIIIQLGAMLALTWCTSDRILALSGNLGLRPEGRPFLFKVGLAFVPAAAVGFLFHDMIEEYLFHPQFVAAMLVTGGALILLIDRPGDRGGLEELEKMTFAQALAIGFGQCLALMPGVSRSGATIVTGLVAGLSRAASTEFSFFLALPTMYAACFYTIFKARDHLADELGLGMAVGLTTAYISSVFVIRAFLKFVQTNSLRPFGWYRIVFGVVLLVFFALTGAGTTPE
- a CDS encoding heme lyase CcmF/NrfE family subunit; its protein translation is MSEIGRLAIVLGFIVAIWGTAASILGGLRRDQKLIASGTHAAYAFSALTGIAVIALLQLLLTRDFNVEYVASYSSSTLPLWYTIAALWGGMKGSLLWWTFILAVCNAVVQVQNRRKNRDQMPYVTATMLVTGGFFLSLLVFVTDPFERLPFTPSEGSDLNPLLQNYWMTIHPPALYIGFVTTTVPFAFAVAALATGKLGAAWIRTTRRWALFSWFFLSLGNLFGAAWAYVVLGWGGYWAWDPVENAALMPWLTASAYLHSVMIQEKKDMLKVWNMVLVILTFSLTIFGTFLTRSGVISSVHSFTQSGLGPFFLIFLGFILVVSLGLLLWRLPMLKSKNELESVFSREAAFLLNNLLFVGIAFTVFWGTVFPVLSEWVRGVKITVGPPFFNQVNAPLGLALIFLMGVGPAIAWRSASWSSLKRAFAGPVFAGVATGVIALVMGAGNFYAIVAFSIASFALATVSIEFWKGMRVRQAMMGEAPWTALSRLIGKNHRRYGGYIVHVAMVMVFIGIVASSVFKIEKQIGLEIGQSVEVGGYEVRFDGVEDESSEHVEIRKARLAVFDDGEQLGFVFPEKRFYKKPQQPTTEVAIWSTLGGDLYTVLGTYDAETKVGVFQIFLNPMISWMWIGGFVLFLGTIVCMWPSYAERTAEATSRVPAGSRPAS
- a CDS encoding cytochrome c maturation protein CcmE, which encodes MNRKQKFALGSFVIVAAVATLIYTAARETSAYFLTMDEYAAQSRDHEGHQLRLAGRVTDGSVEWNPRTLDLAFEIQSIPPRADAEEATPVAVVEPVEIPPTLVVKYNGILPDMFAEGRDVIVEGQVTNEVFVAETLLTTCPSKYEAEVTPDGYGDEADASGQLRSG